One window of Candidatus Zixiibacteriota bacterium genomic DNA carries:
- a CDS encoding efflux RND transporter permease subunit produces the protein MYKLTRFSVKYPTTIMMVVLAVLLLGYISFTRLGVDLLPELNSPRLFVEIGAGERPPEEIEEQYVSQLEAVAARGRKVENVSSISRVGRALITVEYAWDADMDEAFLDLQKAIADYSQVSNVDEISVSQHDPNAVPVVTAIFSHSEIKDLDKLRQTAENNISNELIRLPGVAEVDIIGGRRRAVEIKTDAFTLEAYGISLDLLAGQILSSNRNMTGGSIVEMGRRYVIRGVGEFYDKDDIENLIVSYKSPDGNQAANTADRVPIYLREVATVEFGLSDPENIVRLNGQKCLALEVYKEARSNTIDAAAAALERLEELNTALPGYELTIIQDQARFIRSAVTEVGQTGIFGILLAVIVLYVFLRRIGVTAVISFAIPISVVATFNLMYFNDLSLNIMTLGGLALGAGMLVDNAIVVVENIFRHLEDGKSLTDAAIHGAGEVGSAITSSTLTTIIVFLPIVYLHGAAGELFREQAWTVAYSLISSLFVALAVIPMLCSRLLKKRQTYTVKQTITFSSYGSFLEKVIVRRGQVIAIGFVLVVISIILIPIVGSEFMPRADQGELSINLALPEGTSLERTEGAVRNIENILMQQFENNISHIYSRVGPGGAADLEIDALADENNAVINILLNREVPNSSERVIAGINQILTGLPDIEARLVIEQTALRSTLGTETEPMVIEIKGQDLDLLEELADTVQQRVIAIAELKNIETSFQEGRPEINLQINRTMASEFGLTPQSIGSQLKDALSGRDAGQINHQGEYTDIKLLRPDITLTELEGLLLETSSGRQVRVDEISRIEQTYSPREIIRNNQTRIARVTAHITNDISFDKIAAKVKESLRTIALPPEYSIAVTGEEKLRQEAFGNLRFALLLAIILVYMVMASQFESLRHPFVILLTIPLAGVGAVLLLFVLNMPFNVMSFIGIIMLAGIAVNDSIILVDRINQNRRAGLELLPAIINAGQTRIRPIIMTSVTTILALLPLTIGIGEGASLRAPMAVAVIGGLFTSTALTLIVIPAVYYILAGKVSTIDLKTEQETT, from the coding sequence ATGTACAAACTTACACGTTTTTCAGTTAAATATCCAACGACCATTATGATGGTAGTCTTGGCGGTCCTGCTTCTGGGGTATATTTCCTTTACCCGACTTGGCGTCGATTTGCTTCCCGAGCTTAACAGCCCTCGTTTATTTGTGGAAATCGGCGCCGGGGAGAGACCTCCCGAGGAAATTGAGGAGCAATATGTATCCCAACTTGAGGCGGTCGCCGCTCGCGGGCGCAAGGTCGAAAACGTATCCTCAATATCCCGCGTCGGACGGGCGCTAATCACGGTCGAGTATGCCTGGGACGCAGATATGGATGAGGCTTTTCTGGATTTACAGAAAGCTATCGCCGATTATTCTCAGGTGTCGAATGTCGATGAAATTTCGGTCAGCCAGCATGATCCCAACGCTGTCCCGGTTGTCACGGCCATCTTTTCACATTCCGAAATCAAAGATCTGGATAAACTGCGCCAGACGGCCGAAAATAATATCTCCAATGAGCTTATACGCTTACCCGGTGTGGCCGAAGTTGACATCATCGGCGGAAGACGTCGTGCGGTCGAAATTAAAACCGACGCTTTCACTCTTGAGGCCTATGGAATTTCCCTTGATCTTTTAGCCGGTCAAATCCTCTCATCCAACCGCAATATGACTGGCGGATCAATTGTCGAAATGGGGCGAAGATATGTCATCAGGGGCGTCGGTGAGTTCTATGATAAGGATGATATTGAGAATTTAATTGTTTCTTATAAATCTCCCGATGGTAATCAGGCTGCAAACACAGCTGACCGGGTACCCATTTACTTACGTGAAGTCGCGACCGTTGAATTCGGTCTTAGCGACCCCGAAAATATCGTTCGTCTCAATGGTCAGAAATGTCTGGCCCTCGAGGTTTACAAAGAAGCTCGCTCAAATACAATTGATGCCGCGGCGGCGGCTCTTGAGCGATTGGAGGAGCTCAATACCGCTTTACCGGGATACGAATTAACCATTATTCAGGACCAGGCTCGTTTTATTCGCTCGGCCGTAACCGAAGTCGGACAGACCGGAATTTTTGGAATTCTCCTGGCCGTTATTGTTCTATATGTATTCCTGAGGAGAATCGGCGTTACGGCCGTTATTAGCTTTGCCATTCCCATTTCTGTCGTAGCGACTTTTAACCTGATGTACTTCAATGATCTCTCATTGAATATAATGACATTGGGAGGTCTCGCCCTCGGGGCCGGGATGCTGGTCGATAACGCCATTGTCGTCGTTGAAAATATCTTCAGGCATCTCGAGGATGGCAAATCTTTGACAGATGCCGCAATTCATGGAGCGGGGGAGGTCGGCAGCGCCATCACCAGCTCAACCTTGACGACTATCATTGTCTTTTTGCCGATTGTATATTTGCATGGAGCCGCCGGTGAGTTATTCCGGGAGCAGGCATGGACGGTGGCATATTCACTGATTTCGTCTCTGTTCGTCGCCCTGGCCGTCATTCCAATGTTATGTTCGAGACTACTCAAAAAGCGACAAACTTATACTGTAAAGCAGACAATTACTTTTTCCTCATACGGGAGTTTTTTGGAAAAAGTTATTGTCCGGCGTGGGCAAGTCATAGCAATCGGATTTGTCCTTGTTGTCATCTCCATCATTTTAATCCCAATCGTAGGCAGTGAGTTTATGCCTCGTGCCGACCAGGGTGAATTATCGATTAATCTCGCCCTGCCCGAAGGAACCAGTTTAGAGAGAACCGAAGGCGCCGTTAGAAATATCGAGAATATCCTCATGCAGCAATTTGAAAATAATATCAGCCATATATATTCGCGAGTCGGCCCCGGGGGAGCGGCCGACCTCGAAATCGATGCCTTAGCCGATGAGAATAACGCCGTAATAAACATTCTTCTTAATCGCGAAGTACCTAATTCATCAGAAAGAGTTATTGCCGGTATAAATCAAATTCTAACCGGACTGCCGGATATTGAAGCCCGACTGGTTATCGAACAGACCGCCTTGCGTTCCACCCTCGGCACAGAAACGGAACCGATGGTAATCGAAATTAAGGGGCAGGATTTGGATCTTTTGGAAGAACTGGCCGACACCGTTCAGCAAAGAGTTATCGCCATCGCCGAGCTTAAAAACATTGAAACCAGTTTTCAGGAAGGTCGCCCGGAGATAAATCTGCAGATAAATAGAACCATGGCATCCGAATTCGGACTTACTCCGCAGTCAATTGGCTCGCAATTAAAGGACGCTCTCAGCGGTCGTGATGCCGGGCAGATAAATCATCAGGGTGAATATACCGATATTAAATTACTACGCCCTGATATAACTCTGACCGAACTCGAAGGCCTGTTATTGGAAACATCTTCAGGACGTCAGGTTCGGGTTGACGAGATATCCCGAATTGAGCAGACATATTCCCCGCGCGAAATTATCCGAAATAATCAAACCAGAATCGCGCGAGTAACGGCCCATATCACTAATGATATTTCATTTGATAAAATCGCCGCTAAGGTAAAAGAATCGTTAAGAACGATTGCGCTCCCGCCGGAGTATTCGATTGCCGTCACCGGTGAAGAAAAATTGCGCCAGGAAGCCTTTGGAAATCTGCGCTTCGCGCTTTTGCTGGCGATAATTCTGGTTTATATGGTGATGGCTTCTCAATTCGAATCGCTTCGTCATCCCTTTGTTATACTGCTCACGATACCCCTGGCGGGAGTCGGAGCAGTACTTCTGTTGTTTGTTCTCAATATGCCGTTTAACGTCATGTCGTTTATCGGAATCATTATGCTGGCCGGAATCGCCGTAAACGACTCAATCATTCTGGTAGATCGCATCAATCAAAACCGCCGAGCCGGGCTTGAGTTACTGCCTGCCATAATAAACGCCGGACAAACTCGCATTAGGCCAATTATAATGACAAGTGTGACGACCATTCTTGCGCTATTGCCGCTCACGATAGGAATTGGAGAAGGGGCATCACTCCGGGCGCCGATGGCGGTCGCCGTTATCGGCGGACTGTTCACTTCAACGGCTTTGACCCTGATTGTCATCCCTGCGGTTTATTATATTCTGGCCGGAAAAGTATCAACTATTGATCTGAAGACTGAGCAAGAAACAACATGA
- a CDS encoding efflux RND transporter periplasmic adaptor subunit, whose translation MKRILKYALVPALILFFIGCEPEGPEIDVESQVPVRVEDVKFKKIQEFAYATGTAKAVNEADMTTLQQGAYVLQKNPRTGEYFAMGDHVEQYDTIIKLINPELENQIGIEAEKLNFEISKREFDKQKSLYDKGGVTLTELTNAERNYINAEYAYENAKIQLLKMNVMAPFDGIIVDLPYNSPMTLVTAGTALGKVMDYSRLYSEVTLPSKELGAVLPDQEVLVTSYASDEDTAYGVVTQVSPVLDPTSRMFKALLEIDNENLSLRPGMFVQANIIVKERDSTLVIPKNVIIERRGSKTVYVVEKSIAVERRLETGLANQEEIEILNGLKENDRLVVEGFETLRNRSRVKITK comes from the coding sequence GTGAAACGAATATTAAAATACGCATTGGTTCCTGCTTTAATACTTTTTTTTATCGGATGCGAACCGGAAGGCCCGGAAATCGACGTGGAATCTCAGGTTCCCGTCAGGGTTGAGGATGTGAAATTCAAGAAAATTCAGGAATTTGCCTATGCGACCGGAACGGCTAAGGCTGTCAATGAAGCGGATATGACAACCCTTCAGCAGGGAGCCTATGTTTTGCAAAAAAATCCTCGGACGGGGGAATATTTTGCGATGGGTGATCACGTTGAGCAATACGACACTATTATAAAACTGATTAATCCGGAATTGGAAAACCAAATCGGAATTGAAGCCGAGAAACTCAATTTTGAGATATCCAAACGCGAATTCGATAAACAAAAAAGTTTGTACGACAAAGGCGGTGTAACACTGACGGAATTAACCAACGCCGAGCGCAACTATATTAATGCTGAATACGCTTACGAAAACGCGAAAATTCAACTCCTCAAAATGAACGTCATGGCTCCCTTTGATGGCATAATTGTTGATTTACCCTATAATAGCCCGATGACTCTGGTTACCGCTGGTACCGCTCTTGGGAAAGTTATGGATTACTCCAGGCTCTATTCGGAAGTTACTCTTCCGAGCAAAGAATTGGGGGCCGTTTTGCCCGACCAGGAAGTACTGGTAACCTCATATGCCAGCGATGAAGACACCGCATATGGCGTCGTTACTCAGGTTTCGCCGGTTCTCGATCCAACCAGCCGAATGTTTAAGGCCCTGCTTGAGATTGATAATGAGAATTTATCTTTACGCCCGGGGATGTTCGTTCAGGCCAATATAATCGTCAAGGAAAGAGATTCAACCCTTGTTATCCCCAAAAATGTTATCATCGAGCGGCGCGGATCCAAGACTGTTTATGTTGTTGAAAAATCAATCGCGGTAGAACGTCGACTGGAAACGGGATTGGCCAATCAGGAAGAAATTGAAATATTAAACGGATTAAAAGAAAACGATCGATTGGTCGTCGAGGGATTTGAAACTCTACGCAATCGTTCTCGGGTAAAGATCACCAAATAA
- a CDS encoding TolC family protein, translated as MSKVITCIAIRKIIQTTILLLIAIFFLWGLSGQVAAIELTLEQALEMSMTKSPTIINTRLNLERSERNLWAQQASLKSQFNLTVTPFRFSKDRVFDDRFSQYYTIEQTSSAARLSILQPIKWTDGTLRIVEDFDWRESSSSLTGTVKDRSYRNSLYLSLNQPLFTYNRTQMRIKELELALENAQLNFAIQRLQIERQVTQEFLNLYFRQRSVEISKEELTNATESYEIIKSKVEAGISAEEELFQADLTQANSRASLENSQIQFENSLDNFKILLGMSLDEDLQVLANIEKLLVDVDLMKALNYGLQNRMELRQRDIDIQYALDDLIRAGSENEFLASVDLTYGIVGTDSLFGDIYRSPTRNQMVEIRLNIPLFDWGKKKHQMESSRKRVEQQRISADEEQKQIKYQIRQAYRNLLNQNTQIEIAEKNVVNARRTYEINLERYRNGDLSSKDIEFYQNQLSREQLNEIAALINYQVALLDLKIRSLWDFSKNQPVIALQ; from the coding sequence ATGTCAAAAGTGATAACTTGTATTGCTATCAGAAAGATTATTCAAACGACAATTCTCCTCTTGATAGCGATCTTTTTCCTATGGGGATTATCCGGTCAGGTTGCGGCGATAGAGCTGACTCTGGAACAGGCTCTCGAAATGTCTATGACCAAAAGCCCAACGATAATAAATACTCGCTTAAATCTGGAAAGGAGCGAAAGAAACCTGTGGGCACAGCAGGCATCATTAAAATCGCAGTTTAATCTGACGGTGACTCCATTTCGGTTTTCAAAAGACCGGGTTTTTGATGATCGCTTTTCCCAATATTACACTATAGAACAGACCAGTTCAGCGGCACGCTTGTCAATTCTACAGCCGATTAAATGGACCGACGGTACCCTGCGAATTGTTGAAGATTTCGATTGGCGGGAATCGTCCAGTTCGTTGACCGGAACGGTAAAAGACAGATCGTATAGAAATTCGCTTTATTTAAGTCTTAATCAGCCTCTCTTTACTTACAATCGTACTCAGATGCGAATTAAAGAGCTCGAGTTGGCTCTGGAAAACGCGCAATTGAATTTCGCCATCCAACGCCTACAAATTGAGCGCCAGGTCACTCAGGAATTTTTGAACCTGTATTTCAGGCAGAGAAGCGTTGAAATATCAAAAGAAGAATTAACCAACGCCACGGAAAGTTATGAAATTATAAAAAGCAAAGTCGAAGCGGGTATTTCGGCCGAAGAAGAGCTTTTTCAAGCTGACTTAACTCAGGCCAACAGCCGGGCTTCGCTCGAAAACAGCCAAATTCAATTTGAAAATTCTCTCGACAATTTCAAGATACTCCTCGGCATGTCTCTTGACGAGGATTTACAGGTTTTGGCTAATATAGAAAAATTGCTCGTCGATGTCGATTTGATGAAAGCTCTGAATTATGGCCTGCAAAATCGGATGGAATTGAGGCAGAGGGATATAGATATTCAATATGCCCTTGATGATTTGATTCGAGCCGGTTCTGAAAACGAATTTTTGGCCAGTGTGGATTTGACTTATGGAATTGTTGGCACCGATAGCTTATTTGGAGATATATATCGCTCACCGACGCGCAATCAAATGGTCGAAATAAGGCTTAATATTCCTCTTTTTGATTGGGGCAAGAAGAAGCATCAAATGGAGTCGTCTCGGAAACGTGTCGAACAGCAGCGGATATCGGCTGATGAGGAACAAAAGCAGATAAAATATCAGATCCGCCAGGCATACCGCAATCTCTTAAATCAGAACACACAAATTGAAATCGCGGAAAAAAATGTAGTCAACGCTCGGCGAACATATGAAATTAATCTCGAGAGATATCGCAACGGAGATCTATCCTCAAAAGATATAGAGTTTTATCAAAACCAGTTATCACGAGAACAGCTTAATGAAATCGCGGCCCTGATTAACTATCAGGTAGCCTTGTTGGATTTGAAAATCAGGTCGCTATGGGATTTTTCCAAAAATCAGCCTGTAATCGCTTTGCAATAG
- a CDS encoding ABC transporter ATP-binding protein has product MEIRINNLTKQYPGGKFALRDVDLTIKSGLFGLLGPNGAGKTTLMSILVTLLKPTQGDIKINEMDLQKERREIRRLIGYLPQGFSTFAKIAVWEFLDYAARMSGVKKKKERLEKVDKLLDEVGLFDVRDRKASKLSGGMKRRLGIAQTLIGDPQILVVDEPTVGLDPQERLRFRNLMADLSHRDIIILLSTHIVGDISSTCHDMALLNAGKIIYNGSPDKLIDNTKGKVWRVYVDGQELDKFKEKYPVISAIPAEHGYELRLVAKEVVEKDAEPVEPNFEDAYIYFMQTSGCDMDLEASDNGW; this is encoded by the coding sequence ATGGAAATTAGAATAAATAATCTGACAAAACAATATCCGGGCGGTAAATTTGCTCTACGCGACGTGGACCTGACGATTAAGAGTGGATTATTCGGACTTTTGGGACCTAACGGAGCCGGCAAAACGACTTTAATGAGTATTCTGGTTACTCTTCTAAAACCCACCCAGGGCGATATTAAAATAAATGAGATGGACCTACAGAAGGAACGGCGAGAGATTCGCCGCTTAATCGGTTATTTGCCTCAGGGATTTAGTACTTTCGCAAAAATCGCCGTCTGGGAATTTCTTGATTATGCGGCCCGGATGAGCGGCGTCAAAAAAAAGAAAGAGCGACTCGAAAAGGTCGATAAACTGCTGGATGAAGTCGGCCTTTTTGACGTTCGTGACCGCAAAGCGAGTAAACTGTCGGGCGGCATGAAAAGACGGTTGGGTATTGCCCAGACCCTCATCGGAGATCCGCAAATTTTAGTTGTGGACGAACCGACCGTAGGTCTTGATCCCCAGGAGCGTTTAAGATTCAGGAATCTGATGGCCGATTTATCCCACCGAGATATAATTATTCTATTATCGACTCATATTGTGGGGGATATTTCATCCACCTGTCATGATATGGCACTTCTTAACGCCGGCAAAATAATCTACAACGGCTCGCCGGATAAATTAATAGACAATACCAAGGGAAAAGTATGGCGAGTTTATGTCGACGGGCAGGAGCTTGATAAATTTAAAGAGAAATATCCCGTTATTTCCGCAATTCCCGCCGAACACGGTTATGAGTTGCGTCTGGTTGCGAAGGAAGTTGTGGAAAAAGATGCCGAACCGGTTGAGCCTAACTTCGAAGATGCTTATATTTATTTCATGCAAACCAGCGGATGTGATATGGATTTGGAGGCATCAGATAATGGCTGGTAA
- a CDS encoding response regulator transcription factor, with translation MSQKTEILLLEDDANFGLILKEHLQMQGFGVTLCVNGAEGWGKFRDNSYDLCLVDVMMPKMDGFTFARKVRDMDQDIPLVFLTAKSLTEDKIKGFGIGCDDYITKPFSIEELLLRLRAIMKRVNARESDNKRVHFKIGKFSFDYNRSVLILNDKERKLTPKEADLLRLLCLNLNKTLDRNEALRKIWDTENYFSGRSMDVFISKLRKYLKDDPRIEIMGIHGKGFRLIVNE, from the coding sequence ATGAGCCAGAAAACTGAAATTCTCCTTTTGGAGGATGATGCCAATTTTGGATTAATTCTCAAGGAACATTTGCAGATGCAGGGTTTTGGAGTCACCCTGTGTGTGAATGGCGCCGAAGGTTGGGGAAAATTCCGTGATAACTCTTACGACCTATGCCTGGTTGACGTAATGATGCCCAAAATGGACGGCTTCACCTTCGCACGCAAAGTTCGCGATATGGATCAAGACATCCCCCTTGTTTTTCTGACGGCCAAATCTCTAACTGAAGACAAAATAAAAGGTTTCGGAATAGGGTGCGATGATTATATAACCAAACCGTTTAGCATCGAAGAACTCCTTTTGCGCCTGCGGGCCATCATGAAACGAGTAAACGCTCGGGAAAGTGACAATAAGCGAGTGCATTTCAAAATCGGGAAATTTTCATTCGATTATAATCGGAGCGTTCTAATACTTAACGATAAAGAAAGAAAGTTGACTCCCAAGGAAGCTGATTTATTGCGCCTTCTATGTCTCAACCTTAATAAAACCCTTGACCGAAATGAGGCGCTAAGAAAAATCTGGGATACGGAAAACTATTTCAGTGGTCGCAGCATGGACGTTTTTATTTCTAAATTGCGAAAATACCTCAAAGATGATCCCAGAATTGAAATAATGGGAATTCACGGAAAAGGTTTTCGTCTGATCGTGAATGAATGA
- a CDS encoding HAMP domain-containing sensor histidine kinase has product MSNKTVGLIIALIVGALSGLVVLQIMLLNYAIDLKKQAFRRNVNASMALATQKLITNELIDFTLFQRNVEDSISIQINGVNSDSLDNHVISEKAIIRAKRFGADSIKCIDQYRIDNGVLSYPVRVPQRMTIYSYNLDEGMDQIVVDTFLQEGEYRLNLEDHLLNRGRFLVKIVSDSSSATLHWSDGVMGEISQEIVADSGHELILVNIMREFMSGSGNDKLDLPDPKLLDSLISQSLREYDIDLEYSFGIFESRGDSLVMLHSEEHKNELLNTNFRSQLFPMAPFMIGNELRLYFPGQRAFLWWETGPIFFLTFAFMLVIIGCFAYTIRTIIRQKRFSTLMVDFINNMTHEFKTPISTVKLACEAITRTDIIGQKEKVLQYSRMIQSENQRMSSQTEKILQMAVLEEGEVDLNLENVNVHEIILAEVGREALRIEHRKGKIETSLKAERNIIAADPIHLAGIIRNLLDNSSKYSPDIPIINVSTRNRKNYIQISISDKGRGISKADAGLVFDKYFRVPSGDVHDVKGFGLGLSYVKLMTDAMNGMVELKSELNKGTVITLVFPTIDAEAGRHEPEN; this is encoded by the coding sequence TTGTCTAATAAAACCGTGGGACTGATCATCGCGTTGATTGTGGGAGCTCTGTCCGGTTTAGTCGTTCTGCAAATTATGCTTCTTAACTACGCTATCGATCTCAAGAAGCAGGCTTTCCGGCGCAACGTCAATGCCTCAATGGCGTTAGCGACGCAGAAGCTCATTACCAACGAATTAATCGATTTTACTCTTTTTCAAAGGAATGTTGAAGATTCAATAAGCATTCAAATTAACGGTGTAAATTCTGACAGCTTAGACAATCATGTAATTTCCGAAAAGGCGATAATCCGGGCCAAAAGGTTCGGTGCTGATTCGATTAAATGCATTGATCAATATCGGATTGATAACGGAGTTTTGAGTTATCCCGTCCGTGTCCCTCAACGAATGACCATATATAGTTATAACCTTGATGAAGGCATGGATCAAATCGTCGTCGATACGTTTTTGCAGGAAGGCGAATACCGTCTTAATCTGGAAGATCACCTCCTTAATCGTGGACGGTTTCTGGTCAAGATCGTATCGGACAGCAGTTCGGCTACGTTGCATTGGTCTGACGGAGTTATGGGTGAGATATCGCAGGAAATTGTCGCCGATTCGGGTCATGAGCTAATACTTGTAAATATCATGCGAGAATTTATGAGTGGCAGCGGAAATGATAAATTAGATTTACCTGATCCAAAACTTTTGGATTCTTTGATCTCTCAGAGTTTAAGGGAATACGATATTGATCTTGAGTATTCATTTGGGATTTTTGAATCCCGAGGCGATTCGCTGGTCATGCTACATTCCGAAGAGCATAAAAATGAGTTACTAAATACCAACTTTCGATCGCAACTTTTCCCGATGGCGCCTTTTATGATCGGTAATGAATTACGATTATATTTTCCCGGTCAAAGAGCCTTTTTATGGTGGGAGACCGGCCCCATTTTCTTTTTAACATTTGCCTTCATGCTCGTCATTATAGGTTGCTTTGCTTACACGATTAGAACGATTATCCGCCAGAAGAGATTTTCAACGCTTATGGTAGATTTTATTAATAATATGACTCATGAATTCAAAACGCCAATCTCGACCGTGAAACTTGCCTGCGAAGCCATTACCCGAACCGATATCATCGGTCAGAAAGAAAAAGTGTTGCAATACAGCCGGATGATTCAAAGCGAGAATCAAAGGATGAGTAGTCAGACCGAAAAGATTTTGCAGATGGCGGTACTGGAAGAGGGTGAAGTTGATCTCAACTTAGAAAATGTGAACGTCCATGAGATTATTCTGGCCGAAGTAGGTCGGGAAGCGTTGCGCATAGAGCACAGGAAAGGAAAAATCGAGACATCACTCAAGGCCGAAAGAAATATCATCGCTGCCGATCCGATTCACCTGGCGGGTATTATAAGGAATTTGTTGGACAACTCTTCCAAATATTCTCCTGATATTCCAATAATTAACGTTTCCACTCGGAATCGAAAAAATTATATTCAAATTAGTATCTCCGATAAAGGCCGCGGAATCAGTAAAGCGGACGCCGGGCTGGTTTTTGACAAGTATTTCCGTGTCCCCTCCGGAGATGTGCATGATGTCAAAGGATTCGGCCTCGGTTTGAGTTATGTTAAACTAATGACCGATGCGATGAACGGCATGGTTGAACTCAAAAGCGAACTCAATAAAGGCACCGTAATAACGCTTGTTTTTCCGACGATTGATGCTGAGGCGGGTAGGCATGAGCCAGAAAACTGA
- a CDS encoding PDZ domain-containing protein, with protein MFEISPAQQMVKIDLGDGDAFFLQEIGCLIKLDGEQLVIDLLLPADARPKEYQDIDFQKGDIIAMMNGKRLKSIKDIEDKYASIAEGEPVKMGIKRGKDMMIVSFDKPDASSVQPGQRRVVIGTPGGVSEGGSGLPLMGLGIYIDDENDKVVVSEVMYKAPATEEGLSFEKDDIITKVNGTSVTSAKQLLEKFEGLKPGEKISFEGTRADNPFTITFEKPEIKSRTVIQEN; from the coding sequence ATGTTTGAAATATCTCCGGCTCAGCAAATGGTGAAAATTGATTTAGGCGATGGAGACGCCTTTTTTCTGCAGGAAATTGGCTGTCTGATAAAATTGGATGGTGAACAACTGGTCATTGATTTATTGTTACCGGCCGACGCCCGCCCCAAGGAATATCAGGATATTGATTTCCAAAAAGGTGATATAATTGCCATGATGAATGGTAAAAGACTCAAGAGTATAAAAGATATTGAGGATAAATATGCGAGCATCGCCGAGGGGGAGCCGGTCAAAATGGGTATCAAACGGGGAAAGGATATGATGATTGTTTCGTTTGATAAACCCGACGCCAGTTCCGTTCAACCGGGGCAAAGAAGGGTGGTAATCGGGACCCCGGGCGGAGTTTCAGAGGGAGGCTCGGGGTTGCCTCTAATGGGGCTGGGAATATATATAGATGATGAAAATGACAAAGTTGTCGTATCCGAAGTAATGTACAAAGCTCCGGCGACGGAAGAGGGGCTAAGTTTTGAAAAAGACGATATCATCACAAAAGTAAACGGAACTTCGGTAACATCGGCCAAGCAGCTATTGGAAAAATTTGAAGGCCTCAAACCCGGAGAAAAAATATCTTTCGAGGGGACGCGGGCAGACAACCCGTTTACGATTACTTTTGAAAAACCGGAGATTAAATCTCGAACCGTGATACAAGAAAACTAA